The window CAGACTCTGGGAGGTTTGGCAAAATCTGCGATATCACAGCAGCAAACACACAGTGACATCTGCTCCAAATGCCCATTCTCCACCACATTAAGTTAGTTTAAAACATCAAGTTATTAATAAAGATGATACTGCAGAGGAATTTGAAGCCACTGCTTCAGCTTTGCAGGCAACTTTGCTGCTGGATCACTGGAAAATGGCTTCAGCCTCCCAGGAATATGGTCacaatttcagtgtttctggagaagaaacaggTTTTTTCACCCTTACAAATGGGAGAAAATGAGACGTAAGCTAAGATGAGCCATCTCCTCTGAGAGGGAGACAGCACGTTCACATGCCAGGCCTGGCTTTAGGCTGGAGCGGGTGCTGAACGTCCACGTCTAAACGTCTAACCCAGACCCTGGGCTGCTTTTGGATGATACTGGTCCTTGTTCCAGCCTGGACCTGAAAAATCTTTTACACTAAAAATGGCAAATTGCCATGAAAAGAGCCCTGTTTGATAAATCACCCTGTTCTGACAGGATATATTTCCTTGGAGATTTTCCAACCAGCTGTAACAGTAACACCGCTGGAAAGTCTGTAGTAGGCCTTTCTGCTTGGCTGGAAACACCAGTTCTGCGGAAATCAATGGCAGATGTTACCCAGTGTAAGATCCATTCCCAAATCCAAGTAAGTCCAACAGCCTGGGAGACTCTGCAGCAAACAGAAATCGTCCTGTGCCGAACCGGCGGGCTTGCAACCTCGCTAACACGCACACCCCAGACACACCTCACGTTCCTCACTCCTGGGCAGTCCTTCCTGGCCAAACAAGTTACGCTGGTGTTTATTTTCCaatactttttccattttctggcaCTGACTACACTGGAGAGATAATCTGTGAACACGCACGGCTTGGTTCCCTGCCGACCTGGAGCAGCTCCCTGGATGGAGGGAGGTACCGAGCCAGTGACAGAGCTGCACGCAGAGGTGAGCAGCTCCAAAATGTGCAATGGCAGCAGAGGTGTGACCCAGAGGACCTGAGCCCAGGGCTGTGACCGAGGGTCCATGCTGCCGGGGTTGCCGAGTCCCTCTGCCATTATcagtgcccagccccagggtggATGCAACAGAAATGAGGATCATCTTGAGGTGCACAGAGACCCCTGTGTTGAAGTGTTGGGTGATCTTCATGagacagggacatcttccactagattAGGTTGCCCAAAGCgccatccaatctggccttgaacacttccaatggcggggcatccacagcttctctgggcaacctgttccagtgcctcagcagTTCCTGCAAACCTGAGAGGAACACAGACTCTGCTGGACAGGTCCATTTGCCCAAACAGAGGTACCTGCAGGTGCCAACATCTGGTTTACTCATCCCGGGATCTCTATACTGTCAGTGAAGGAACATGGCCGTTTTTAGGGAGTGCTTGTTCTCcttctaaagaagaaaaaagcagcccaGGGAACAGCATCGCACAAGAGGGAGTTTCTCCCTGTCAACTGCAAAGAATCACCCTGCCGTGATGTGATTTTTCTGTATCAAAACCGTTCATCGTGCTGCACCCCAGGTGTAACTGCATCTCAGAAGAATAAAAcgtcctctctccctctcttctggCACACACAGAGCTAAATTCACCTGCAGTCCCCCAGCTTTTACCTATGTATTCTGCAGCTTAATGAATTGACTCTTCTAAAGCACTTTGAGAGAGGAAAGgtgttttaaaagcagaaaagggcCATTAATATCAGATGTCAAACTATAACAAAGAACAactgtgctgctggtgctttCTTGATTAGTCAGAGCACCCCAGGTTGCATTATCTTGTTTGCAACCGTGACAGAAATGTGATGCCAGCCCCTCTTTGGAAAagtaacttttattttgttgaagCCATACGTTTCCAAGGATAGAGTAAAGCTCACAAGCCATAAATCATGCCCAGATAACAATAATCTCAAACAATAGTTAGTTTGTAGCAGGATGTTGCTTGTTCTGTGATAATCGCTCAGCATTCGAGGCAGATTTCCCATCGCCTGCTCAGACAtgcaacacagaagaaaaaatgccctgtgctggctgctgttcTCAGTGTTTGAAACCTGAGCATGTTAAGACAATTTTTAATAGTACTGTTCCACATCTGCCCAAATCCTACAGTGCTGCAGCTCCTTAGATATCAAGGACTGTCTGCCCATGAGCACGGGCAGCATGGAGACCTGCTGGCCTGACCCGAGCTACGCTGGGTAGCGATGGTGATGAAGACATGGCAACACAGACCTCCCAAGGTGTCTCAGCTTTGCTGCCTCTCAGCACATGAGCTCCCACGTCACTGTCACCAGAGGGTGCACTGGAGATGCTGGTGGAGCTGGGATATGGGGGCTGGTGGGTTAAGGTGTGGGGAAGCTGCTCTGGGTGCAGGACCCCCAAGAAGTGCCTCACCAGCCATTGTGCAGCACCGCAGAGCTAAGGTGGGTCAGAGATAAGGCTGCACAGAAGGCATGAGACAGGCAGCTGTGGGGGGCAGATACCTCCTCCCCAATACTTGGGCTGCACTTGAGAGATGCTGCCTTCAGGGGATGCTGGGGACCTCAGGTCTCCCAGGCTGGTGCCACTCTCACCTCACCCCGGCATCTCCTGGGACCTGAGCTGACTGCTTTCCTGCCTTGACGGCTACCATGTAGCTCGAGAGGAGTGCTGGGGTTGGGACAGAGTCTCGTGAAGGAGTGGGAAACCAGCCCCACatctggctctgcagcagggaaggcaCGTTCAAGTAGGCAGAGATGTAAAGTTTGGTTTGGAGAGCATCTGCAGGCTGCTGTCTGCCTGCTAGGAGCAGCAATCTGGACCTTGCCCCTTGCACCCAAAATCCCTGAACCAACAGCTCCAAGGCAAAGGAGGGACTCATAAAACACTGCTGACTTCACCCAACTATACCCACATTCGCAACCAAAAGCTGCCTTTCCTTTTGAACAAAGCCAGCGTTGCTTGCAGGCGGCCTCTCTCCACAAACCAGCCTGGCCCGCAAAAGGTGAGACAAGGAGTcaccctctctcccccctcATCCCACTGCCTTCCCACTTCATCCCCATCGATGACATCCCCAACGACACCATAAGCATCATCAGCTGGTTGCATTGAACGCAGCCCCCGAGCAAAGGAAACAACCCTCTGTTGCCGCCATGAACCAGCCAAACCTCCTTTACCCTCTGAATCCATCCCTCCCCCAGCTCAGCCTTGCCACAGGCAGCGTGAGACAGagaagcaaagctgctgttgaGTAATCAGGCTTTCTTCAACTCAGGACTGGCCACCACCAACACAGCACCATGGGGACGGCAGCACTGGCTTGCACACCCCTGGGACTCCTGACGGGAAGCTACGGCACATCAGAGGTCCACAATCAacctggagctggagggagggaCAGAGTTGGGGGGAAGGGCAGGGTCTGTGCATGTAGGACTTCCAAATGCCTCTGGGAGTCCAGCCAGAGCAAACACTGCTGAGACCGAGAGCCTccctcctgcaggcagctgcaccAAGACATCCAAAGCCCCTCACTGAGCCAAGCCCTGGGGTGGGGCAGCACCCCTGtgccctcctccagcagcagtgggTGTCCCTGTGCCCCTCGTCCAGCTGCATACCTCTGATGGTCCCTTGCAAAGCCCCCCACATGTGCCCTGGCTCCGGTGTCCCAGATGCGGGGGGTCCTGGCTCAGGctgggggggaagaaggggtgAAGAGCAAGCAGAGAGGATGAGCAGTGCAGAAGAGAGGTCAGGTCCCCCTGAGGCATAAACATGTCTGCTTGTGCATGAGCTCACCAGGTGGGTATTTACACAGCAAAACGAGCACTGCACCCCAGAtccccctcctgcctctcctcccacctGGCAATCCATAGTCCCCACGGGAGACAGAGGCAACATaacctcttcttccctcctccaggTTTCCAAAATCGGCTAAGGAGGGGAAATGCCCAGCAAAAAGCTTTGGTGTTAGGGCTCAGGTTGAGCTTGGCCATGCTGGTTCCTGCAGCTGCCACAGCCACGCAGACCTCTCTTCCTCTGGTGGGTGGCAGAGGCCTCTTCCATGAGTGCTGCCAGGACATCCAAGTGCAAGCAACTCACCACGAGTATCCTAATCCCTGTGCCTTTTCTCTCCCGATTGTAGGACTACCTTCCTTGACGTCCCTCAGGCCAGCTTCactcccagcacagcacccaggggacccacctgccctgcccggggctggCTCCTGCCCCGCTCTGACTCTGCTTCTGGGTAGGGGCtatgaaaacagcaaatgaCCCCTCACAAAAGCAGCAATTGCCCCCCACCGTGCCCCCCATGGACCACCTCTCCCATGTCCCCTTTCTCTAAGGATGCCCCTGCCAACAACCCAGACTGGtgggaagggcagagctgcttttcttttgccctAGAGGAAAATCCAGCAGGATCATTTTTCCCCAGTGAGGTGTGCTTTCAAAACAAGCCTCAGAAGGACAGCTGTGGTCTTACCCATCGCCAGCCTGGGCATTGTGTCACAGAGACCTCAGGCACATAAATACCGCTGCGTGCTAGGGGAGCTGTCAGCTCTCAagggaggcagggcaggtggCAACTGATTCAAAGCCAAAAGTGTGACTCCTGAGTGCTGCTGGGCTTTGGAGCATAGAGGCCTGAGACATTCAGGGGCTTAGACCTTCAGGGAACGCCACGCCTTGAAGCTTCAGGGCTTAGACCTTCAGTGGCCACCAGCGAGCAAGGAAGGGTTGGGGGAAGATGACCTTGGTATGGCtaagggaaaatgttttcccaCCATGCGAAAGGACAGGCAGCGGGTCTTTCCTCACAGCAAGATCCATGGGATTTCAGCTGCCTGGAACAGCCTGAGGACTATGAGATACACCCGGTCACATCCCCTCCACCAGTGGGAATCCAGTGCAATGAGCAGTGCAACCAAGAGCAGGACTTTGTCCCCATTCCACCCTGCTCCCCGCTGTTTCCCAGCCCCAAATCCTTGCACTCTTCgcctcctcctttctccaggTCCCAGAAAACCCTCCATAACTAAAATCCTCCCctgaccaccacctcctccctggTAGGGATGGAATTCTGCAGAGCCCACTGCCAGTGCATAAGTGTCAGTGCTGTCATAGCCGGAAAGAAATAACCTCATACCACATTTAGCACGCATCTCCCAGAGGAAGCATCTTGACATCTGCAAATCACAGAAACGTTGTGGCCCGCACCGATAAAACCCGAATACTTTATAATAGACAGAACTTGAGTTACAATGGTGGCATCCCCCAGTGACATTACCTCAGCCCTCCCTGTTACTCCCCACTCAGTTCATTATTATTAACGTCACTACAATAAATACCAGAACAAAATTGACAGCGTTTGGCCACATATCTTAAAGCACTGTCCCACTCCTCCTTCACTCCGTGTCTTTTCAGCCTTTGTTTCCATCCCTATCAGTCATCAGAGGAGCCTTTAGGGACAAACCGTTTGACTATGTGACCAGCCAGGTAATAAAAGCCATGCAGAAGGGCAGCTGTGGCATCGATGACCAGCGAGAAGGTGCCCCCAATCCCGGTGGCCACGTCTTTGAGGACAGAGGGAATGGCACAGATGGCGTGGTAAGGGAAAGCAGCAAGATGAAGGACAAATCCCACGGGGATGCGCAGGATCCTGTAGGTGAGGAATGCCACATCTTGAACAATCTGCACAAAGCCCAGGAAGATGTTGATGATGACCCTCCCCACATCATAGGGGATTCTGATGAGCACCATGCTGATGGCTTTAAGGTAGGACACCACCCCAGTCCATAGGCTGTAGACTCCATCCAGAACTGTACCACCAACCTGCTTGATAACAAGCCACAGAATATAAAACACAAATTTCACCAGCTCCACAAACACGTAGATGAGGAGTTCCAGAAGTTTGATGAAAGGAGTAGCAATGATGCCAGCCACTCTTCTCACCAAGCCGCTGCCTTTGGCCTCCTGGTTGTCACTTGTTCCTACTTGCTCTCCAGAGCGGATCTGACTGACAGCTTGCAgtattgcttctgttttctcctggcTTTTGTTGTCTTCCCCACAGCTGCCCTTGAACAAGTGAACTCCTGCTAgaagctgcttctccagctctccCACCGTGAGGTCCTCCAAGCTGTTTTCATCATTCGTTTTTTTCACTAGTCCCAGGGACCATCCCTCCGGAGCATCACAGCAGGCTGCCAGCCAGAGGGTCTCTGGCACTGACACCTTGCCTTTAACTCGGATATTGGAAGGAATTGCACCTGCAAGGAGATACAGATGATCCTTCTTGGAGCAGTGAGGGACCAGAGCTTGCTCCACTACCCTCCCGACATCTCTGTGCCAGCTTTTGCTCAGAGATGGACTCAGAGGGACGGCATTCGTGAGCGTGTAAGTGGCCATCTGGAAATCCTCCTCATTGAGCAAGCTGGGATTGAGCAGCCCTCTCTCATAATCAGAGCCCACGTAGTCTGAGGTCAAGGCTTGATTTTCACCAAGGTTGGTCACAGTGCCAATGATATCAGCTTCGTGCACCATCTCATGCAGGTCATTTTCTGGATCGTCTATCTGAAATAGTAGAGAGGAGAGTTACCGGATGCAATTTGCCTTTCTAGAAAGCAACATGTAAAATGGTCCTTGAAGTATATTTTCCGTTACAACTGCTACTACACGCTGTGCTTCAGATCACATCCTGTGCTCCCTCCTTATTTTCCTTGCAGCACTTCAGAGGAGTGTATGCTCTACTTAGCTGCCCTGCCAAACCTATCAGTTCAGGCTGCAAGGGATGCTTGCAGCTCTCCAGTCTGGTCTGCAGCACAACGCAGCCTCCAGAATCTCACCAGCCACCCTGCACCAAGCCTCtaacttgtgtttcttttttttctagaagagatttttttaaggcCAATAGCTGGCTTGATGGCCATGTTCTTACCTCCTACAGTGGTGGTATCTCCAGTTCCTTTAAGCACCTGCCATGACACTTCAATTCAGTCCCTCTGAGCTATCAAATCCAagccatgaagaaaaaaaaaatatggcatATAAGACGCCTAGAGAAGGCATCTACCTCTCACCACTGATTGTGTAAGGAGCCCGAATGCAGGCAGGCGCCATGACAGGTAACCTGAACTTCCCTGTCTTGAACACAGACACAGCAGTGAGCTCCTAGGGTTCTCTCAGGGCTTGTCATTAGTAGTCTGAACCTCATGTCATTAATAATCTGAACCTCACATCATTAATAGTCTGAATCTCATCCTTAATGACCACACAGCTCCTAGCATAACATGGGTGAGGATGGCATCACCACAGGTCCTCGATGGAATCTGTGCTACCTGCTCATGCCTGCCATTCCCACGCCGCAGAGCCAGAGGCAGCAATTGCCGCAGCGGGCATCCCTCCCAGAGCCGTGTGCGGGAAGGTAACGAGCAGTGGGAGCAGGAGCACTGAATGCCAGGGAGTGCTCAGGTCTTTCTGGGGCGGCCACAGCTCTGTCTGCTCCTTAGTCACTTCTAGTGAcactgcctgcagctgctccagggaGGTGTGCCAGACAGATTGTCATTGTCTTCCCCAAATTAGAGGGTGAGCATGTTGGTGGAAGCTCAGGGGTGGCAGACGGTCTCTTGCAGTCACGGCCCCTGTGGTCACTGTTTCAGAGGCCATGGCCCTCAGGTCCCAGCATTGCGCTGGCCCAGTTAAACATGCTGTCTTTGCTCCTGGCCTACAGATTGTTTACTGCACTATTTAACACGCATTTTGGAGCCATCTATGGCAGACAACTAATTTTCTACCTTGAATCACTCTGCAGTCATCCTTCCTTGTCCCCTGACCATCCTGCAATGCACTTGGACAGATGTCCAATTACATCCTTGCAACCTTACCCAGAGTTTGCATCCTCCTAGTGCTGCATCACCTCCTCGCAGCTCTGCGCCAGCCTGTGCTGAGAGTGAGGGCAAAAGGGCCAGCGCCAGCAGGATCCATCACCCTCACAAGAGGACTGAGCTCTGGCTGGCCTCCTCCATCAGCCAAGCCCCCCCTGTCCAGGGCTCCTTCTGCACCAAGGCTGGTCACAGTGCCAACACTAGCCATTGCAGAGGGCTGCATTACCCCCATCTCCTGCTAGGAGGTTTCTTGCACTTCATTTTGATGTATCTGATGCTTATTGCTTCAGGACTGGAAGGATCACAGCAAGTCCTACATGCTGATGCACAAGTCGTAGCTTTTTCTAAATACaccacttaagaaaaaaagacttactCTGTGCTTCTTCTGCCTTATTCTGCTCCTCTTGCTCAGACACCCCAAAttcacaggctgcagctggctgaCGAGGCCAGACATCTTGCGTTCCACAAAATCACCGTCCCTTCCTGCCTCCCCAAACCCATTCTCCCCATTCTGATGAGATGATGGTGCTTCCCATGGGACAAGGGGTGCACCCAGTGTGTTTAATCTCACGGTGATGGAGGACAGATCATGGGTGCAAGACTGTGCCTGGGAACTGCCCCCCATGCTATGGCCCTGTTGAGCAGAGACACTCATCTCTTCTCGCtccacagcagctctgcagcccctttCCTACTCCAGGACCCTACCACCTTCTTGACAAATGAAGGGAAACAGCAGGGGGGGGGGCCTGTGGTGCCGTACCACAAGGACATGTAGACCCGTGATGTGtcagctctgcctcctggcaGAGATTCCCAGCCTACATGAAGTAGATGGTATAAACTTAATTTTCTCTGCTTATGAGCTGATGCATGCAAACCTTGAGGTGCCTATCAAGAAAATATGTCTCCGGTTACCCATTCAGCTGCAGGCTTTTGCACATACCATCGGGATTGTTTAGgtgcaattaaaaaagaacatgaTAAAAATGCAGCCGTGTGCTGTTCATGTGTACAGCTCTGACATCACATAATAACTCATATTATGATTTGTAATAACTCATGCGTAACTAAGGTTTTCACGtctcctccagctcagccccaaAGGCATGCTGTCTCCAGCACTGCATCTAATCTGCATTGCAAGCTACCTTTCCTCACTGCTTCAAAaaagtttttggtttgtgtCACTGCCAGAGCATATCTGCATTCGTGGAGTCAGCCATGAAGCCACCTGCCCAAGCAACCTGGAATAGCTAAGGGCAAGATCCAAGCAGACAGGTAAACACCTCATTCATGGGATggggatttaaaaataaattatgcatcTGAACACCTGTATGGATGTGAGCACCTAACAATATTGATGTGCTTCATAAAGTGGGGGTTGCAGTTTCACAGGAGGGGCAGAGCAGGGTTAAAATTACGGCAACACACAGCTATTAGAGCAAGCAGCTTCCATCAAGTTTGGTCATTTAACAAGGCAGGACACTGTTACCTCCCACCTTCTCCACCCCAATACTTAGGATCCCAGGTGAACTTCAGCATCCCACTCCCCTCGCTATTGCCTCAGGCACGCTTGTACCTTTGATTGCAGTGGAACTATTGCACGAGCCCTTAGCATGGGACTTGTTTCTCAGGGAGGAGGCACGGTACATCTTATGCCAAGGTTTCTGTTGTAGGATGTTCACATGAGTGGCTCTAGAAGTACCTGTTTCTCTTGACTGTCTGCCAAGAGAGATGGCAAGAGCAGCTCAGAGGTAGCTAAGTTGGGTGATACAAATCCCACCTTGGTCATCTGGCTGGTGGTAGTCGTCaaccaaatgaaaacaaggtGATTCATCTAGACCCTCATACgttaggacagaaaaagaaactccagagttttccatctctctctaAGCTCCAGAAAGAGTCAAAACCATAGGTTTTCAGACAGCCAAAACAAGATGAGGTGAAAGCCACCTAAGTGACTTGTTGTCAACCCCTAGGAAATCCGGCAGAGCAAGTTTTCAGACCTGAGCTTGGGGAAGTCCCATCAGTACCCTGCTCATCAGCCTACCCTGCCTGCTCTCTAATTTTTCACTAATTGCTGAATTAATTTGCTGTTTCCAGCTGCCAATCAGCAGTGGGTGGCACTGACATTCCTCGCACTTCTCACCCAATTACTGCCTCTGTGCTACATTGGCATTTGTTTCTCAGGCAGACATTCCTGAGGAGGTAGGCATGCAGGGAGTGAGACGGTGCCCTCACCACTTACATCAttacccaaaaaaacccccatgtgACAACCCTGAGGCCCCTACCAGAGTGCTGAGAGCATTTTAATAgtgatttctttctgcttgttgTACCTCTGCATCtccatgtgcacacacataGGCGTAAGCACATGCCACTGTGCAGCTGAGCCTGCTCATACCCGGCCATCCCTGTCTTGGCAAAGAAATTACCCAGAAAATAAGCATTGTAACCTCATGAGGCTATGCTGCAGAGCAGG of the Grus americana isolate bGruAme1 chromosome 1, bGruAme1.mat, whole genome shotgun sequence genome contains:
- the ENDOD1 gene encoding endonuclease domain-containing 1 protein, with protein sequence MKTSVVFLLCLSVFPGFSQGRVVGEDETGFAECNVFFPGQFPPEGFTEPFHVKICQRYNKEPRFATLYSTKDKIPLYSAFKYTKPAQNEEENWLVEPQIDDPENDLHEMVHEADIIGTVTNLGENQALTSDYVGSDYERGLLNPSLLNEEDFQMATYTLTNAVPLSPSLSKSWHRDVGRVVEQALVPHCSKKDHLYLLAGAIPSNIRVKGKVSVPETLWLAACCDAPEGWSLGLVKKTNDENSLEDLTVGELEKQLLAGVHLFKGSCGEDNKSQEKTEAILQAVSQIRSGEQVGTSDNQEAKGSGLVRRVAGIIATPFIKLLELLIYVFVELVKFVFYILWLVIKQVGGTVLDGVYSLWTGVVSYLKAISMVLIRIPYDVGRVIINIFLGFVQIVQDVAFLTYRILRIPVGFVLHLAAFPYHAICAIPSVLKDVATGIGGTFSLVIDATAALLHGFYYLAGHIVKRFVPKGSSDD